In one Achromobacter spanius genomic region, the following are encoded:
- a CDS encoding cupin, translating into MNIENASVPPAVFEWLDHFMALGQGGSLRQVGKPSRLSPREGWVVGIKAVANDADVHGDVWERHGAGDEMLCVLEGRVVLTLMTDSGAQTEVLLEACHGTVVPRGVWHRLHVASPGKIMFVTPAHGSEHRSEHRSEHRRASASPT; encoded by the coding sequence ATGAACATCGAGAATGCCTCGGTGCCGCCTGCCGTTTTCGAATGGCTGGATCACTTCATGGCGCTAGGGCAGGGCGGCAGCTTGCGCCAAGTCGGCAAGCCTAGCCGCCTGTCGCCGCGTGAAGGCTGGGTGGTCGGCATCAAGGCGGTAGCCAACGATGCCGACGTGCACGGTGATGTCTGGGAACGCCATGGCGCCGGCGACGAAATGCTGTGCGTGCTGGAAGGCCGCGTGGTGTTGACCCTGATGACAGACAGCGGCGCGCAAACCGAAGTGCTGCTGGAAGCCTGTCATGGCACGGTCGTGCCGCGCGGCGTGTGGCATCGGCTGCATGTGGCAAGCCCCGGAAAAATCATGTTCGTCACGCCGGCCCATGGTAGCGAACACCGCAGCGAACACCGTAGCGAACACCGCCGCGCGTCGGCATCCCCAACCTAG
- a CDS encoding helix-turn-helix transcriptional regulator: protein MSPNRPDIDWTVSAATPAMALAGGTLRFGQPERVHEDLEPGVKLVLVVEGGLHYRVDGAPAVHVSGPSLHMSLCHDSMGMEHEFGANRVLRFVSLRTRLDQLCGAFAMEPTDFATLLRAPRGKPYADANLHADPALLALGHQMLACPMQGAIKRMYLSGKALELAALAFNALLPARAIAADHRLSRADAERLHHARDLLLADLQDPPSLPELARRAGINVNKLTTGFRKLFGLSVYAFVREHRMAQAHALLAAGALTVSEAAYACGYTDSHFTKAFQRRYGVLPSSLAPRH, encoded by the coding sequence GTGTCCCCGAACCGCCCCGATATCGACTGGACCGTCTCCGCCGCTACGCCCGCCATGGCGCTTGCGGGAGGCACGCTGCGCTTTGGCCAGCCCGAACGGGTGCATGAAGACCTGGAGCCGGGCGTGAAGTTGGTGTTGGTGGTGGAGGGCGGTTTGCACTACCGCGTGGACGGCGCGCCGGCCGTCCATGTCAGCGGACCATCGCTGCACATGAGCCTGTGCCACGACTCGATGGGCATGGAGCACGAGTTCGGTGCCAATCGGGTACTGCGCTTCGTATCGCTGCGCACCCGGCTGGATCAGTTGTGCGGCGCCTTCGCGATGGAGCCCACCGACTTCGCTACGCTGTTGCGGGCGCCGCGCGGCAAGCCCTATGCCGACGCGAACCTGCATGCAGACCCTGCGCTGCTGGCCCTGGGCCACCAGATGCTGGCCTGCCCGATGCAAGGGGCGATCAAGCGCATGTACCTGTCAGGCAAAGCCCTGGAGCTGGCGGCGCTGGCGTTCAACGCCTTGCTGCCCGCGCGGGCAATCGCCGCCGACCACCGCCTGTCGCGCGCCGACGCCGAACGCTTGCATCACGCGCGGGACTTGCTGCTGGCGGACTTGCAGGACCCGCCGTCGCTGCCCGAGCTGGCGCGCCGCGCGGGCATCAACGTCAACAAGCTGACCACGGGGTTTCGCAAGCTGTTCGGCCTAAGCGTTTACGCCTTCGTGCGGGAACACCGCATGGCGCAGGCGCATGCGTTGCTGGCCGCCGGTGCGCTGACGGTATCCGAGGCCGCCTATGCCTGCGGCTATACCGATTCCCACTTCACCAAGGCGTTCCAACGGCGCTACGGCGTGCTGCCCAGCAGTCTGGCGCCCCGCCACTGA
- a CDS encoding N-acyl homoserine lactonase family protein codes for MQNTLPEYEVYAIRYARMPRQRRDNFLGGDPHDGDMPMDFFVWLIRGAGRVVLVDTGFNADMARTRQRELIQCPIAALAQLGVQPEDVQHVLLTHLHYDHAGNLDRLPQARFHVQDDEMDYATGRCMCFAPLRHAYAVEDVVTLVRRVYDGRVEFHAGDGQLLPGIELLHIGGHTKGLQAVRVHTERGWVVLASDASHYYENMGQGRPFPIVYNTAQMLSGYAKLYGAAQSEQHVVPGHDPAVLERYPAWQDSPHVVMLHREPRLCGGRK; via the coding sequence ATGCAAAACACGCTTCCCGAGTACGAGGTATACGCCATTCGCTACGCCCGCATGCCGCGCCAGCGGCGCGACAACTTCCTGGGCGGCGACCCGCACGACGGCGACATGCCCATGGATTTCTTTGTGTGGCTGATACGCGGTGCGGGCCGTGTCGTGCTGGTCGACACGGGCTTCAACGCCGACATGGCGCGCACGCGCCAGCGCGAGCTGATCCAATGTCCCATTGCCGCACTGGCGCAGCTTGGCGTGCAGCCCGAAGACGTGCAGCACGTGTTGCTGACCCATCTGCACTACGACCATGCGGGCAATCTGGATCGGCTGCCGCAGGCGCGCTTTCATGTGCAGGACGATGAAATGGACTATGCCACCGGCCGCTGCATGTGCTTTGCTCCGCTGCGCCATGCCTATGCCGTGGAAGACGTGGTCACGCTGGTCAGGCGCGTCTACGACGGCCGGGTGGAGTTCCATGCTGGCGACGGGCAGTTGCTGCCCGGCATCGAATTGCTGCATATCGGCGGCCACACGAAAGGCTTGCAGGCGGTGCGGGTGCATACCGAACGTGGCTGGGTGGTGCTGGCGTCGGACGCCAGCCACTACTACGAGAATATGGGGCAGGGCAGGCCGTTTCCGATCGTCTACAACACGGCGCAGATGCTGTCGGGATATGCGAAGCTGTATGGCGCGGCGCAGTCCGAGCAGCATGTGGTGCCGGGGCATGACCCGGCGGTGCTGGAGCGGTATCCGGCGTGGCAGGATTCGCCGCATGTGGTGATGCTGCATCGCGAACCGCGGCTATGCGGTGGGCGCAAATAG
- a CDS encoding TonB-dependent siderophore receptor gives MAASAVWAEEAPSLPAVTVSGDGVGQEAPTLAKLPLTVREIPQSVTVIGLEQMREQNLQSLDDVMQHATGITVQPYQLLTTAYYARGFKVDSFEQDGVPVLMGNMAASPQDMAVYERVEILRGANGLMHGAGNPAATVNLVRKRPQREFAFNGMVSAGSWDRYRAEADLGGPLNDSGSVRGRIVSAVEDRGYFYDVADQQSALLYAIGEVDLGPRTVLSAGVQTQRIHSTTNMAGVPRYKDGGDIGLPRSTYLDAAWDRFNWDTTRVFADLEHRFGEGWTAKISANYLTADSNLKYAGAYGAIDRQTGLGARLMGGAYKFDNTQASVDAYVSGPVQLFGRRHELLLGGNAQRTTSEQYTGMLTPALNVPVNVFDWDPHSVPEPGVGPYTSPGETRLKQQGVYGMGRFSLADPVTLVWGGRMSWWNQTAPGARQQIDPEFTPYGGLIVDLNSQWSLYGSYAQVFQPQSQLTREGKPLDPVTGTNYEAGVKGELADGALNVSLAVFQIQQKNRAQQDPAWPCVGNNCYYISGGEVRSRGIEAEASGQITPHWSVAGGYTYNTSKYVKDAVSNGQAYASFTPKHIFRVWTNYALPVLDRRLSVGGGVQMQSGYTTVSGPVTLRQGGVTLVDLRAAYRVDKHLTVALNLNNVFDRGYYQSLSGTSWNNRYGEPRNAMLTLRAQY, from the coding sequence ATGGCGGCAAGCGCCGTTTGGGCGGAAGAGGCGCCGTCACTGCCGGCGGTGACGGTCAGCGGAGACGGCGTGGGGCAAGAAGCGCCCACCCTGGCCAAGCTGCCGCTGACCGTGCGGGAAATTCCGCAATCGGTCACGGTGATCGGGCTGGAGCAGATGCGCGAGCAGAACCTGCAAAGCCTGGACGACGTGATGCAGCACGCCACCGGCATCACGGTGCAGCCCTATCAGTTGCTGACCACGGCGTACTACGCGCGCGGCTTCAAGGTGGATTCGTTCGAGCAGGACGGCGTGCCCGTGCTGATGGGCAATATGGCCGCGTCGCCGCAAGACATGGCGGTGTACGAGCGGGTGGAAATTCTGCGGGGCGCCAATGGATTGATGCATGGCGCGGGCAACCCGGCCGCCACCGTGAACCTGGTGCGCAAGCGGCCGCAGCGCGAGTTCGCCTTTAACGGCATGGTCAGCGCCGGAAGCTGGGACCGCTATCGCGCCGAGGCCGATCTGGGCGGCCCCTTGAACGACAGCGGCAGCGTGCGCGGGCGCATTGTCAGCGCGGTGGAAGATCGGGGCTATTTCTACGACGTGGCCGATCAGCAATCGGCCTTGCTCTACGCAATTGGCGAAGTGGACCTGGGGCCGCGTACCGTGCTGTCGGCCGGCGTGCAAACGCAGCGCATCCATTCCACCACCAATATGGCCGGCGTGCCACGCTACAAGGACGGCGGCGATATCGGCTTGCCCCGGTCCACGTATCTGGATGCCGCCTGGGACCGCTTCAACTGGGACACGACCCGCGTGTTCGCCGATTTGGAACACCGCTTTGGCGAAGGCTGGACGGCGAAGATCAGCGCAAACTATCTGACCGCCGACAGCAACTTGAAGTACGCCGGGGCCTATGGCGCCATCGACCGGCAAACCGGTTTGGGCGCGCGCCTGATGGGCGGCGCGTATAAATTCGACAACACCCAGGCCAGCGTGGACGCCTACGTCAGCGGTCCGGTCCAGTTGTTTGGGCGCCGCCATGAATTGCTGCTGGGCGGCAATGCGCAACGAACCACGTCCGAGCAGTACACCGGCATGTTGACGCCGGCCTTGAACGTGCCGGTGAACGTATTCGACTGGGACCCGCACAGCGTGCCGGAACCCGGCGTTGGCCCCTACACATCGCCCGGTGAAACGCGCCTGAAGCAGCAGGGCGTGTATGGCATGGGCCGTTTTTCGCTGGCGGATCCGGTCACCCTGGTGTGGGGCGGGCGCATGAGCTGGTGGAACCAGACCGCGCCCGGCGCGCGCCAACAGATCGACCCCGAGTTCACGCCCTACGGCGGCTTGATCGTGGACCTGAATTCGCAGTGGTCGCTCTATGGCAGCTATGCGCAGGTGTTTCAACCCCAAAGCCAACTGACCCGCGAAGGCAAGCCGCTGGACCCCGTCACCGGCACCAACTACGAAGCGGGCGTCAAGGGCGAACTGGCGGATGGCGCGTTGAACGTGTCCTTGGCGGTATTTCAGATCCAGCAAAAGAACCGCGCCCAGCAAGATCCCGCGTGGCCGTGCGTGGGTAATAACTGCTACTACATCTCGGGCGGCGAAGTGCGCAGCCGGGGTATCGAAGCCGAGGCCAGCGGGCAGATTACACCGCACTGGTCGGTGGCAGGCGGCTACACCTACAACACCAGCAAGTACGTAAAGGACGCGGTGTCCAACGGCCAAGCCTACGCCAGCTTCACGCCCAAACACATCTTCCGCGTCTGGACGAACTATGCGCTGCCGGTGCTGGATAGACGGCTAAGCGTGGGCGGCGGCGTGCAGATGCAGTCGGGCTACACGACGGTGTCAGGCCCGGTCACCTTGCGCCAAGGCGGCGTCACGCTGGTGGACCTGCGCGCGGCGTATCGCGTGGACAAGCACCTGACGGTGGCCTTGAACCTGAACAACGTCTTTGACCGTGGCTACTACCAAAGCCTGTCGGGCACATCGTGGAACAACCGCTACGGCGAACCCCGCAACGCGATGCTGACGCTGCGCGCGCAGTACTGA